The genomic DNA TACTATATTGTTATATGCTTCTTGTGATACTGTACATGACATACATGTTTCCTTATcagagttttgattaaaaaactGGCAAGTCAAAATGAGGTTTGTTGTGATTTTGCATTACcacaaaagaatttttaaccCTAGAGAAGTGTATAGTACTATAATTATGTATGTTCATTGCATTTTTGTCCTCAGTAGAATGCCACAATTCCAAAAATTTAGTACTTTTCCTCCAAGTAGCATGAAGGTACAGCTGAATACTTAAAGATTTGTGACCTTCATCCCTACTTTTTTTGTGGTGcagaggaagaagaaaagcgtAAGGCTGAAGAGGAGGCAAAACAGagagaggaagaaaaacaaCGAGAGGAAGAGAGGCGaaaggaggaagaaaggagaaaggaggaagaaaggagAAAAGCGGAAGAAAGAAGCAGACGTgaggaagaggaggaagaggaaAGAAGGAGAATGGAGGAGGAGAAAAATAGGGTGAATCAGGATCATTTGGATGCAGCTGAAGAGGAtgaggaagaagaggaagaggaggaagaggaagagacaATCATTGACCGACTAAATCCCCAGAAAAAgcgtaagtttttttttctttttaatgcaTTTATATACATGTAGGCTTGTAAAGGTTTCTTTATAGTGGAGGTGTACTTACAGGTAGCTCTCTCAAATAActtgaaacaaattaaatccAAATAATGACAAGAACCATAACAGGATTGAAAACCCAACTTGGTGAAAAAACTGTCACTAACCATTTGCTATTATTTTATAAGCGTGAACAAGTAGTTGAACTCTAGTTGACCATTTGTGCTCTTTTGGGATCAACTGTTTCAGTCACAtttggtttttggtttgtttggttGAATTTCCAATCACATAACTTTTTTCCAACCacttttgattgaaaattggcTGTGACTGGGTATAGTCATTTCCAGGCTTCCTTTTCTTCTGTTGCCGAGGTTGTCAACATGGTGACTGTAGAATGGTTGTAACAGTTCTTATTCAATATCTGTTATAAGAATAAACTGAATGTCAGGTCAACCTTATCCATTGCTCATTCTATTCTCTTCTTTTACTCTCAATAGAGGCTATTCTAGAAGGACTGGCTAATGAACTGCGCCGAATAGTTGAAGAAAGAGAGGCAAAGAATGTGCCAGCTACCCAACAAGAGCTTGATGAGCTTGATCTCAGACTCCGCTCTCTTCGAACACAGCTACGCAAGGCTGAAGAGTTATCTACCcaattaggaaaacaaaagagagaaaTTGATGAAAAAATCGAAAAGAACAAGAGAGATGTATGTTTGATATTATAGTGGCCAGTGTGTTTAAGTTCATGTAATTTATTAATAACTCAGAACAGGAGGTGGCCTAACGCTAAACCAAAGCAGGCTATTTGagcttttctttattttctatcAGAGATCCACTATGTTACATACTTCTTCAGCTAAAGGAATTTGATATCAGGCTTGCTCTACATTTATTTCCCTAAAAGAATGGAAACTTTAAGTTAAGTaaccatccccccccccccccaagggcCACTCCCAAGGGTGAGTACATTAATTAGGGTTagggtacaaaaaaaatcatgtatCATAAAAGCGATACAGTAGAATCACAAAAATCAAATTAACAAACTAAGATCTTTGACCTTCTCTAAGTGTGTTATCCAATGTGGTGGTAATAAACTTTGATGCTGGGCAATGTTGTTTTATGCACCCATTTACAATATACCTGAATCAGTTTTATGTGAGAATAGATGTACAGTTTAGAGTAAGATATATTGTCCTTCCATGTCAGGTTGCCAGGCTTAAAAACGAGGTTAAGAAAACAGAAGACGAGAACAATCTTCTTATCAAAGAAGGAAAGTGAGTAAACTACTTgattttataaaactttaacACCAGCGTCGTATTTCCTAGATTAAAATTGTccaaggcatttttttttactgggaAAATGGGGAAAATGGACATTgatatataaaataatttatatatatacatataaaaaatccTCAAACTAATGAGCttcttttaattgaaaatcttCATACCTGAATAAGTTTTTGTCGGCAAACTCTGTTGACAAAAACACGGTTCAGTTGTTAAATGCTGAAACCTTTTTTGAGTAAATGTCAAAAAGTTTAGTGTATTAACAACATAACTGTATTGATAAGTAAGATGACATTGAACTTTGAACAGTGAAGTGACAACCCAGCTTGGCGTAAATTTCTCTTGTTTTACTGCAGTGAAAGTTGCAGACAGGGAAGGGAGGGAAAGTGactaaccctttaagtcccaataatgaccaacatcaatattcatacattgtcaagagatcaGGTTATGAGAAATAATAAACTGAATGAGCGTTTAAGAGAAAacactttgatcttttatcaaattctctaaggaattctttaagaaaatgtatagagatcaatAGGAGAATTTGTATGAATATATTAAAGGGTTAACTGGATAACTGAAAACAGCACAAAAATGCCTAataattaatttcttgagtATTTTTCTCTCACTTTCTCCAGGAAAGTGGCTCCACAGAAAACAGTGGTAAGTTGCTTGTAGTTTTATGCTGATTGCACAGTAAAAGAAGTAGCCAtggttacatgtacatgttactttcattttcatcccttgtttttgtgattttttttctggtcaTCATTATAACTACTGTACAAACATCCTCTAATGGTAGCTTTGGgattgcttgttttgtttttagcctGTTTTTTGATCGTATAGTTTAGCCACCGGAATCTTAATTTGATGGCTTGTTGTAAACAATGTCACtgatttatttccttttcttttcttttcttttctttccttttcttgcgATGCGTTGTTCACTTAAACAGAAAAAGACTCTTCCACCCAAGGTAAGTTTGGCTTAAGTCTTATTGGTATTACTAACACTCCTTTCCCATTTTTCTGGTGTCTTTGTTCTACGTGTAGAATGAAAAAGGTAGTTAACAAGAGAAATGCCTAGGGACGAGGTCGATGGGAGAACTACTCTTATTATGAACAATTCCCCACAAAAGAATTGAATCATTGTATAGAATTATGATGTCAATCCATTATGTAATACAGTATACTGTGAATACCTATTCTTCACCTTGGAGTCTTTTGACTCTTTCGCGCAGTCTTCATCAGAATACTGAATATCTTAAGAgttgtcacgtgacttataCCGTCTATGGCCAATGATGAGCTCGACTGGGAGGAGGTCAAAATCCTTCAACAGGAGACCGTGGACATTAACAGAAAGATCAAGGAAAAAACTCTAAAATGAAGATAACGGTTTGAACTACCCTCGTTTGTTAATCCTTTGTTTTCACGTGACAACTCTGGGACAGTTTGCTGATAAGACTGCCTGGCGCAGTCAAAAGCTTTATTGCTTTTAAATATGAGACCTTGTGACGTAAGGTATTCTTTCTTGGTATGTTTAAGTTGTGATACGTTGTatgttttttgtcattttattcattaatgttgatttttgtttttgccctCAACAGAAAGGCAACTTTGTCAACGTAGTTCGTAAAGCTCAAGCCGCCGCATGGGAAGAAAAGTTCATGGCGATGAAAGCCAAACAGAAAGAATCCAACAAGGTCAGTTTCAAGCTCTTTTCTTTCAGCACGAGATTTCAGATCCTGTCGGTGCTGTTGACTCTTAAATCAATGGAACTGTTAATAAGTTGTTTTATTTGCGTCCCCGCAGTCGTATGGGACTTGTTTTCCAAAGTTATAAAGTGTGATACTCGAAGAAGGTTTCTCTCTAACTTTTGCTTTGCGTCTCGATTTGAAAGTGTGACACCAGTCGGTCTTGACGGTTTCTAATTGTTCGGAAAGTCACGCAATGTCGTCCTCGGCTGTCGTTTACCGTTAACTCCTGTATTATAGGAGGACAACAACTGCAGGTATTGTCCTTTAGGgctgatttccactgtcgcgtaatttttccgtgcgaacGCACGTACGTAAATGAACTAAAAACAGTGTATGAAGGGCCACGCTTAAACGCGttaacctcgctcaacttttacgtttaccagtgaccttccatacattgcctctattttatttacgcgcgtaaaatttacgtgcatACGCACTTTAATCCTCAAGTCTCGGACGCAGCGCAGCGTCTTAGGTCTTCGTGATACTACCACATGCACGGGCGGACCCTGTCACCGGCTATTCTCTTTGAGTAAATTCTTATTGTGAAACGGCATTCGAAGACTACCAAAAACCGATTTTGAATCAAATCAGCCTTCTGATCAAAAGAGTTCGAGTTGAAAATTCATTTTCTTCATTGTTAATCACTATGTTGTTCGCATTTTCGTTTGCGTCCGACTGTTCCGGCGTCGATTTTTTTCCCGTTATTTAACCGACTTTAGTCAGAAATGCCTTCTATACCCTTCCGTCGATGGACTTGACATTGATGAAGTTGTTATCTGAGAAAAGCtgctgaaaaaggaaaaaaaggttcGTTGAACGGGAAAAGTCCCTGTATTTTAAATATGTTCGAGTTAGGTAACCTAAACTGAAAAGACTGCTTGCTATCAATTATAATAGCTATTGTATATAGCCTGGAAGACCGTGGAATTTATTATTTTCTAGGTCTGGTGTTTTACTGTGGATGGTGCACGATAACAAAATGTTACACTATCAACAGGAAAAAAGCCATCTTTTTACGTTAAAAAGATAGGGTTCAGGGCTAGCTGCTGAGAGAAATTAAACCTTAACTCTAAACCCTGGAAAGTTTTCCAGACGTGAATTTAAAATTATCAGTAAAAGAAGTTCACTAAAGTGTTAGgggcttttaaaaaagaattctGACTGTCTTGCTTGCCTTGTTTGTAGATGAGCGAGGAACTAATGAGCAAAATGAACCGCGTCAAACGCACGGACAGCCCACTGTTAACTGGACTGAAGAAGGACAAAAAAGGTAAGAAgaaggaagagaaagaagaagcaCCAGCTTGGGCGAAGAGTCAGCTGAAAAAGGGATCAACCAAGCCATGGGGTGATGAGAAGAAGAAAGAGGCCGACAAAAAACCCGACTGGTCGGGAAGGGTGGCACTCAAGAAGACCGAGAAGAAAGAAATGGGAGACTTAGGCGAGAGCAAACGTCAGGATTGGCGGGAAGGTCTCAAAAAAGCACCTAAAAGTCCCGGTATCGAAAGCGAAGGCGGGGAACCCGAATGGAAAGCTGTGAGCTTGAATAAAGTCCCAAGAAACGAAGACGACGATTAAACTTACTAAAGTTTTTTAGGATTCTTGATTAGGTAGTTTGCTATGGAAGTAAGTTTCTAAAAGCGTTTTAGAATAATGATTTTTAAGGCTCTTTTTGtatgctttttttttaagccgAGTAAATTGTGTATTGTCCTCGTTGAGATTTAGCTCATGAAAACCTGTTAACATGCGGTGGGGGTAAAGGGAGGCCCATATCCACCTGGAAACTGCTGTTACTTTTTAACCAGCCTTCCTCCACACACCTTGCTGGTCCGTGATTTTCTCTCTTATTCTCTGCACCTCTATGCCTGATTATAGATTACGTTCATGAGGTGAAATATTTTGCTAAGAATCTCTGACGTTGCCGGAGTATAGCCAAAACAGTGTCAACAAAAGGCGCTGTCTATAGGGACAGTTCGCAACATGCCAGAGAGGACATTGAACAGTAGATTCATTCTAAGTAACAGGGTAAACCCAGTAGTAAACAGTATTTGATTTCTCCTTATAGCATCACGGCTTAATCAATCATATAGGTCAAGAGAATAAGGGCAGTCGTCACCGTTGTAAAGTGTTCTTATCATTACAACAGGAAATACATTGGAAGACAGTGTAAAGAATATGTTTGCAGATCTGAACAATTGAAAACGGTTACACTGATCCCAAGGCCAAAGGGTATGGGTTAGCTATTTAAACGGAGTTAAGGCAGCGCGCAATATGACCGCATTACAAGTCATTTTCTTATTGGCCAGTTCTACTAAACAAGGGCGGATCTTTGAGAGTAATGTCGAGTAGACAAATAGAGAACCCACTTAAGAAGTCCAGCGACTGTTTAGTTAGTCTGATTGGTTTACATTGATTGTTGTAACCTTTGTCACCGTAAGTTAACTGCGTATGATTTTGGTACTTACGAGACGTACTCCTGCTCTTGTGTAATGCAATCACTTTGCGATGAAAGAGTTCGTGGTTTATTATATGCATTCAAAAATCTGCAGTGGGAAAGatgaattttatttgcaaaagtttcagtgtttttgttgttgtttgtgtaAGCATTTTGCTTTATAAGtcctttttaattaatttcGCCGATAACACATTTTTGATACAAGAAATTTTTTAAGTGAGATATATCCTGTAGTCGGGCTGCATTAAATGCCGGAGTCATATCGTCGTTTGTACTTCGTTGTATTTTCTATAATTCAATAAAGTCATTTTTCTACGACGTGGTTTGGCTGACTTCATAGTGCCTTTTTGTTGCTTGATATATCCTTTCACTCGTCATTGACTCCGTGACGCCTCCCAAAATAAAAGGGGCTCTAGTAAAGGTCTAGTAACTTTCTGGTGTGAACACAAGTCGAACCCCTCCGTTATGGACGCCCACTAAATACGGACTCAATTTTATTACGCCGGGCAAGTTTTTTTATCCTCAGGGAACGCCATGGCCCTCTGCTAGGCCCCTCTGCTATCCTAATTTATTGACACAAAAAAGCGTGTACCTATGCAAAGATCGCCCCGTGTaagggattccggaatccgtgaAATTTTTGCGTgtagaatccggaatacagctcaaggaatctggaatcccactaacgattggaatccgaccttggaatccggaattcaaattccactgacaaagactggaaacaagtacctggaatccagaatccacagcgtggaatccaagACAGCCTTACATGGAGCAACAAAGAGTTCCCAAAAGGAGTGGTTTGACACAACAAACCGTGTTGTCTGAAATCGCTGTATTAatgtttgggacaccaacaagGCGGACGCGACGTCATGTGAAAAGCGTCTGTACGGTCATCCCTAAATGCAGACCTAACGGACACTTCGTACTTCTCTTGTCCAATCAACAGACTCACAGACGCTTAAATTGGCTAATATGGACACTTATTGTCAACAGTGAGCTGTAATAAGTCTTTCCTATTCTTTAAGTAAAAAACCTTAATAGGATGATAGCATAAGGATGTTCTCACTCAGCTGGGCTGCTGCAGACGAAATACGAAAAAATTCCGACTATTTTGGTAACTTCCTTTTTCAAGTTCCACTCAATATTCCAGGAAATCGTCTCGTGGAACACCCGAAAAACGTGTGTTCTATGGATATCTCATCCGGAGATTGTGTAAATTCTTAGTAAACTGAAGGACTCGGCATGACCCACAAAAACGAACACCCTCTAGGAGCCCCACCTCCTCAAAACTCCCGCTATTAGTTGTATGCAAATGAGACTCGAGCGGACTCCACTGCGCATGTGCcccagctgacatagcccctttaagaagACAAAAGAAGGCTGTGCTCGCAGGGTGTCTAAGCATTTGCAAAGCGTAGAAATTGCGATGAAATTGTATTTCACTGGAGAAAAACTGGTGACAGGCATCCAAATAGCTCGGAGAATGATGTTCGGGCGGAAACTTTAGATGAGAAACCGGCCAAAAATGCGGCTGACGTGCGATCGTTTAAGTCCATGCATTTCGAACGTTTAATCTTGTGCGATTTCGAGCTCGGCACGCTGAGAAAATTTAAAGTAAAGTTGAATCAGTCTATTGAACGCTGCTTATCTTAAAAAACTTCCGCATAACTTTCAACTTTGAGGTCggtcttaaaaaaatgtttttagacTGATACCCTTTTATGATTTCTGAACTTTGCATCTTTTCTCTGTAATTTTCTCAATGTAACCATAGTTAATTTCAGTCGTTGAAGATTTGTGACACTTCTTAgtctaaaaatttttctttctggaGATTGTTGTATTTTAAGTATCGATTATTGATTACAGGGGCCAGAGTGGGCTCGTAAAGGCAAAGAACGGGGCCCGCGTATCGGAAGGCCGAAAGAAAAGGCCGAAGAAAAACCGAAGACTAAACCAAAGCCCGAATGGACGAAGACCTCTCTACGAAAGAAAGACACAAGCAAACAGACAGATACACAGTCTGAATATTGGAAAGAGGCAAGACCTGACTGGGCAAAAGGAAAGAGTCCATTATCTAAAACTAATGAGGAAACTTTGAAATCTCTTGAGAGATCAAAAGCAGCAAAAGATGAGATATGGGAGGAGATGCGTTCTGATTGGGCCAAGGGCAAAAGTCCCGTCGATAAACCCAAGGACAGTTTCATAAAGGAGCTAGAAAAAAAAGCATCTTCAAAAAAGAAAGATATATGGGAAGACGAGCGGCCAGATTGGAGCAAAGAAAACAGTCCTGTAGTTAAGCCAAGCGCAAAGGACATTCGGaatattgaagaaaagaagaaatatagTTATCCCACACCTGAGTGGACATCGCGTGTCCGGAGCAAACACAAGGTGAGGTGGACTCTtttctcctccgcagaggctctcACTGAGAAGTTCAAatataaaatacatgtaaaaataattgaaaaatagTGCGCGCGAGGGGAACGAAGCgaagaagaaattcaaaaaatgGAGGGAGCCTCTGTTCTTCACTTTCCCTTCCCATAATCCACCGCGCGTTTTCGTTTCGCCTCTCCTCCACATTCTAGTTAAGCACATGCAACGGAAAATGAGAAAGATGGGCTTGAAACAGGGATTACTCTCACCTTGGGAGGGGCGAGGTACTCTTCGGAAAATTAGAGTAATCCTTTTAGTAATGGCCcatacgggaaggctccgcccgaGAGGGGTACCGTTTTCAGGCCTGTATtacatgaaagggtagggatttcattaGTTGAAAAAAACCAAAGGGTAGCCAAATCGGTCATTTCGTTCTGAAATGCCTTAAAGGGCTATCATGCATTTTGTGGCCGTGGAAaatcgagaaaacgttctggttttgtgataaATTCAAAGAAAGCGCATTTTCAGCGGTTAAAAGGgctgcaaagttctaaactaatAGAGGTCCGTGAAagaggtaccatttgtcaatagaggGTATACAAAAGGTGGttaccttttctttcaaaaatgttatataaaagggtaaggggttggacctcagaGGGGACCGttcccgtataaaactttgttgactATCGCCTGGGGCGCTAGTGTTTAAGCCTGATTGCACCAGGGACATAAAAATATTAATCGGAATGAGTGCTAAATGATTCTTTGTCGCAGAAAGACTGATTATTTTTATCCCTTTCCTTTTATTTAAAGAAGGCCGTAGAGGAAGAAGACGGCAAGAAGAGTTTGCTTAAGGCAGAGCTGGAGAATGTTCTCGGCAAGCCGAAAGACAAAGTAGTAGTAAGttctcatttttttatttttcgtaaATTTATTTGAACATTAACTTTTCCTTAACATCTTTAATTATAACCCAAGGTCACTGGTAACTGGTGGAATCGTAGCAACATGATATTTTGACGTCAGCTGTTATGCAAAAAGAGATTAGCTCAATTATTAGCAACTAGGTCAAACAAAACTTCTACTTGAACGTTTCCATTAATACAAAGTAGCTTGCGGGcttgcaacctcgtccccagggcttttcccttaaaaaaggACGAGGTTGGCGGGCTTGTATAAAGAATGTCAATAATCAGCTAAGAACGTTCGTAGTTATTTAAATTGAAGAGATGTCagttatgttttttcttttttgtgcgATTTTCTACCATTTAGAAAAGACGTCATTCCTCTGACGACTTGTCGGAAAGTTACCTCGCAGGTATACGGTGAGTACTGAGTAGATGATCTCAGATCGAGTGAACCCAAGAGGGGTACTAAGGATTTCAAGGAACGGCAATAATCGAATAAGGCAAGAAATGAATGataaccccccaaaaatccggAATCATCAtacgtttctaggaaactgcccacctacccctcccctaagcaaacattttgtcctaagtgagaagtaagtgttaaagttggcttaggggaggtgtaggtgggcagtttcccagaaacgtattaTGATCAAAAATCCTTAGTGCTTTCTGAAAGGAACGTAAGACAACCCTAAACCAGACTTCATACCTCAAAAAAAACGGAACGGAAAATTTCAAATCTATAAGAATCTTACGGTCATTCTTGTCACTTAAACTTCTCCCTCCCTTTGGAGTGAAAAGCGTGTAATTCAAGTTCCTCACAGTACTCAATAAACAAGTAGTCAACGGAGTGTGTGCTAGGGTGTTACTGTAGAATGAAATGTGTGGATGGGCGGATGTGATGACTGGAGAATAAGGcctttttaatttctgtttataGTGAAATGGTGGTATTACttgttttgttgctttcatGACCGCATTTGTACCACTtcaccaagtttcccctttactcaTCGTTTACTGtccattatttctacacataaattagtagtttagCGCAATCTTTtgtccataagaattgttttgagttatttttatctgctcattttctattttgagaaattctcaacttgaatcagACGTTTGACgcttgccgtatacgtgaagcttgaACTCTCCACTAAGCCATTCTTCGTAACCCAAGTCGATTCTTGTAACTGACCTAAAGTATCGCAGCCtgtgggaacgaggttgaccaTATGGTACAGAATTTATATAAGCAGACATACTCGTGCAtcattgaaacgtattttgttTCTTGCGCTTTCTGACGATACAAAATGTATGCCTTGTGGCCCTTATGTGACCTTCCTGGTAAggtttgatttcctttttcccgttcacagaccctctattttctctttagagatcgtcGAGCGTGTATGAAAATAGAATCCACGGGTGACTGCAAGCGGAAGGGGGTGGGAGTGGGGGTggggaaaggaaatgaaaaaaaatgtgtttcctTCCTCTTTCTTCCTCTCTGTctcttttttggttttttctcGCGCTTCGTGATCGTTCTCGCGCGCTCACCAAATTGTCCAAAATAAGAAGAACgtctgtgaacagtctagattTCTTTAATCTTTTCAATCTTTCACACCTAGTTTACGAGACTAATTGTTTGTCTTTAACGTCTATCCACAGAAAATTTGCTGATCACCGCCTAAGCCTGCGAGTGAAAACTAGACACCGTCCAACAAGCAACCCTATAAAGAAGTTAATGTCACGGGACGACATAAGAAGCGAGCTCTGAGTTCAGTTTGTTTCGTGACGTGATCTGGGTACAGCCACCGCGCCTCGCAGGATACCGCGTCAGTCAATTTGTGGAACATTCACAAAAGGTTGTACAATTATCTGTTTACGAAAGGACATTTTTCTTTGGAATgtctgtattttattattgttcaGTGAATGGAAGAGTGgagaaaattatttattatcaaaATGACCATGCAATGCTAAGTCCGAGCTAACCCGCGTTAATATTATTGTAGGCGATAATACCTTAATTGTAATATACTTAACTGCAACTGTATTATATGAACAGGAGTTTGCCAGGAGCTTGCCTTATCGTCTATAAAATAAGCAAGCTATACTAGTGCGTGCCTTGATCTCAGAACCTAAAGCGGACGATGGATTAGTCTTGAGAGTAAGCTAGGATCCACAAAGGATAATACAGGGGAACGAGCATTGTAATAAACCGGTTAGTAACTTGAGTGGAATGATAAGCAAACCTTTTGCGATATTTGGTAAGTTGTACAAGGGGCGCCATGTTCTGTGGGAAATATATGAGATTAAAGGTTATCGTTTCTGTCTAAAGGATGCGCGACTTTGCGAAATGTAAACAATTTCCACCATACGATAGTAGTCACATGCAATATTTACTGTTGTGCTTTGAGCCGGTTATATACAACAACAGAGAATGAGCTCGCTCATTCTCGCTAGTATGCAATCAATGGTTTATTCATGCAGTTAACTGCAGAGCTGGGGTAATTTTTTTAGTCTAGTCATCTAATGGTTACGAGCTCAGCGCGTACAATTAAGTTATGGATGAGAGCTGCGCCGGGGATTGCTAAGCTGGAAAGAAGGGAAAGAGTCGCAGGAGGCTCTGCGTACCAAATGCATCCATAACTCTGTAGTAACGCTTAGCCGTTAATCGTTTGTTTTATAAGAGGAAAACCTTCAAACTGTGTGCACAGGTAATAGAGAGTCAAGAGCTTGCGCCCGCGATTGCTTGTACAAATCACGCTTGGCCAAGACCATTCGTTCCGCTGATGTTCTCTCTGTTTTCATCTAAGTGTACACTTTTCTTGTTATCCTGAAGGTCTTTTGAACACTTGCTCTAAATATTGTGAGAAGAAACTTTCGAAAATCCGCCATTTGAACACATTGCATCTGCGTCAGTAAAAATTGCATGCCTTGAGAACTCGCTAGATTTTGTCATTGGCTACCTTTGGGCAATCAAAGGcaattgttatatagctggaaatttctgCCCAATAGCGcgcattggttacttcgaggtcacatgacatctaacaatgaaactctTGCTCGAGCATTGcaaaaatctatgacgtcagagggtaaccgTAAGCTGTTAACTGCAAATGTTGACCTacgaccgccgttacagcgaggtgtaatgaatttccagctataaAACAATCACTTAAAGCCTGGTCCCTCGGAAAAtaaaacattgcaaaatctatgacgtcaatgggtaacagtgcactgttaaccgcgaatgttgaccgacgaccgccgttacagcgagtttaaataaagttccagctatataacaatcaCTTAAATACTGGTCCCTCAGGAAACAGCTAATTTTATTTCTCGAGAATCTCAATGTTGGGAGTTTCAGTCAGGACCAGTCTCTACTTGTTGGATTATATTGTCCATTATGCCATTACACCtaatcatatatttttttttggccaatttcgtacaaacaatttttttcgtgGCCCATATCAGGACAAGTACATACGCCATATTAGGACAAAGAAGGCCGCAGTGAACTGCTGTATTAAAACTGCCTAAATCAAACAACATTGTAGCGGAAACGGTGTACATCTTAATCTGGCTAAATTAGAAGCCACGTGCTTCGGAAGCTAAATTTGCTCCGGAAAGTAAAATGTTTTA from Porites lutea chromosome 6, jaPorLute2.1, whole genome shotgun sequence includes the following:
- the LOC140941373 gene encoding uncharacterized protein — encoded protein: MSEETSSETGRYRRRHRDRQADQETSEEMDEAAKRREQRRREREARRAERDAEDAADEEKRKKEREERRRRRDNTDAPAEESASARRRREREEEEKRKAEEEAKQREEEKQREEERRKEEERRKEEERRKAEERSRREEEEEEERRRMEEEKNRVNQDHLDAAEEDEEEEEEEEEEETIIDRLNPQKKQAILEGLANELRRIVEEREAKNVPATQQELDELDLRLRSLRTQLRKAEELSTQLGKQKREIDEKIEKNKRDVARLKNEVKKTEDENNLLIKEGKKVAPQKTVKKTLPPKKGNFVNVVRKAQAAAWEEKFMAMKAKQKESNKMSEELMSKMNRVKRTDSPLLTGLKKDKKGKKKEEKEEAPAWAKSQLKKGSTKPWGDEKKKEADKKPDWSGRVALKKTEKKEMGDLGESKRQDWREGLKKAPKSPGIESEGGEPEWKAVSLNKVPRNEDDD
- the LOC140941989 gene encoding uncharacterized protein; amino-acid sequence: MFSLSWAAADEIRKNSDYFGNFLFQVPLNIPGNRLVEHPKNVCSMDISSGDCGPEWARKGKERGPRIGRPKEKAEEKPKTKPKPEWTKTSLRKKDTSKQTDTQSEYWKEARPDWAKGKSPLSKTNEETLKSLERSKAAKDEIWEEMRSDWAKGKSPVDKPKDSFIKELEKKASSKKKDIWEDERPDWSKENSPVVKPSAKDIRNIEEKKKYSYPTPEWTSRVRSKHKKAVEEEDGKKSLLKAELENVLGKPKDKVVKRRHSSDDLSESYLAGIRKFADHRLSLRVKTRHRPTSNPIKKLMSRDDIRSEL